The genomic segment CTCGCCAAGCGGCACACCGATGCCCTCCTGGAGGCCTTGCGGGCCGCGCTCGACGCCCCCGCCGAGCGCAGGGAGCGGGTCGAGGCGACGCTCGACACCTACCTCGCGGCGATCGAGGCCCGTCCTCAGGTCTACCGCTTCCTCATGCATCCGTCGGAGGCCCCCTCCCCCGGCGAGCAGGGCTTCGACGTCGGGCTGCACTCGGCTCCCCTGCTGCGCCGGCTCGGCGAGGAGCTCGCGGAGGTCATCGAGGAGCGCGTCGACCTCGGCCCCGAGAGCGCCGAGCTCGCCCGGGTCTGGGGACACGGCATCGTCGGCATGATGCACGCGGCGGGCGACTGGTGGCTCGGCGAACGGCCCTGCCCCCGCGCCCAGTTGGTGCGCAGCCTCGCCGACCTGCTCTGGGGGCGGCTCGCGGCGGCGGGCAACCGCGTCGGAGGGCCCGGTTTCTGAGAGCCTGTCTTTGCACCCCTCAGGAATTCCAGGGCGCCCTGGCCGCGGCCCGCAGCACCCTGCGGCGCCGCCAGCCCGTGACGCGGTCGGTGTAGACGCCGCCGTCGAGGTGGTCGCACTCGTGCTGGAGGCAGCGGGCGAACCAGCCCGTCCCGTGCACCTGGACCGGCTCGCCCCGCACGTCGACGCCCTCGACGACGGCGTGGTCGAAGCGCGGCGTGCCCGCTTCGAGTCCGGGCAGCGAGAGACAGCCCTCGGGGCCGCGCACCGTCACGCCGTCCGCCTCGACGAGTCTCGGGTTGACCACGTGCCCGAGGTGGCGGACGTCCTCGTCGTCCGGGCAGTCGTAGACGAACACCCGGCGGCCCACGCCGATCTGGTTCGCGGCGAGTCCCACGCCCCGTGCGGCGTACATCGTCGCGAACATGTCCTCGACGAGGCGCGCCAGTTCGGGGCCGAAGTCGGTGACCTCCTCGCACGGCGCGTGCAGCACCGGGTCGCCGAGCAGGGTCAGAGGTCGTACGCGCCCCGAGGCGCCCGGGATCGTGCCGTGTCGCATGGCGGCAAGAGTACGGTCCAGGGGACGGAGCGGCACCGCCGAGGTGCCGGAGGTGGTGCCGCAATTCGGGCTTGCAGATGGATCTCGATAGGCTGAGCAGCGAAACGATGCCGGGGGCAGGCGCGGCGCCGTACGCAAGGAGGATCTCGACAGATGTCAGGCAACACGGACCCGCTGTCGCCGCGGGCCAAGCTGGCCGTGACGGCGGGCAAGGCGGCCGCGGCGGTGTCCCGGGCAGCGGGCCGCGGCAGCGGATCGGTGATCGGCGGCAAGGTCGCGCTCAGGCTCGACCCCGAACTGCTCGGGCGGCTCGCCACGCACCTGGACGTCGTCCTCGTGTCGGCCACCAACGGCAAGACGACCACCACGCGCCTGATCGCCGAGGCGCTGCGGGCCAGCGGCCCGGTCGTCTCGAACGCGCTCGGTGCGAACATGCCCGCCGGAATCACCTCGGCGCTGGCCGGCGGCTCGGACGCCAGGTTCGGTGTGATCGAGGTCGACGAGAAGTACCTCGCGGGCGTCGCCCGTGACGTCGACCCCAAGGCGATCGCGCTGCTCAACCTCTCGCGCGACCAGCTGGACCGCGCCGCGGAGACCCGCATGCTCGCCGAGAAGTGGCGCGAGGGCCTGGCAGGATCCAAGGCCGTGATCATCGCCAACGCCGACGACCCGCTGGTCGTCTGGGCGGCCTCCTCCTCGCCGAACGTGGTGTGGGTGGCGGCGGGCCAGGAGTGGAAGGACGACGCCTGGTCGTGCCCGTCCTGCGGCGGCGTCATGCAGCGCCCCGGGGACGACTGGTTCTGCGGCGAGTGCGGCTTCCGCCGTCCGGCGCCCAGCTGGGTGCTCTCCGGCGACCACGTCCTCGACCCGCACGGCTCGGCGTGGCCGATCCACCTGCAGCTGCCTGGCCGGGCGAACAAGGCCAACGCCGCGTCGTCGGCCGCCGTGGCCGCCGTCTTCGGCGTGCCGCCGCAGGTCGCCCTGGAGCGTATGTACCAGGTGCAGGCGGTCGCGGGACGCTACGACGTCGTGCAGTTCCAGGGCCGTGACCTGCGACTGCTGCTGGCGAAGAACCCCGCGGGCTGGCTCGAAACGTTTTCGCTGATCGACCCGCCGCCGACCCCGGTGATCCTCTCCGTGAACGCGCGCGGCGCCGACGGCACGGACACCTCCTGGCTCTGGGACGTCGACTACACCCGGCTCGCCGGTCACCCGATCTTCGTGCTCGGCGACCGCAAGCTGGACCTCGCCGTGCGCCTCGAAGTGGCGGGCCTGGACTTCCGGGTCTGCGAGAGCGTCGACGAGGCGGTGCAGTTCGCCCCGCCGGGACGCATCGAGACGATCGCGAACTACACCGCGTTCCAGGACCTTCGCCGCCGCGTCGGCAACTGACCCGCCCGGATAAGGACATGAGCATGAGCGACAACAGCCTGCGGCTGGTGTGGGTCTACCCCGACCTGCTGAGCACGTACGGAGACCAGGGCAACGCCCTGGTCGTGGAGCGCCGGGCGCGTCAGCGCGGCCTCCAGGTCGAGCGCTACGACGTGCGCAGCGACCAGCCGGTGCCCACCTCCGGCGACATCTACCTGATCGGCGGCGGCGAGGACCGCCCGCAGCGGCTCGCGGCCGAGCGGCTGCGCCGCGACGGCGGCCTGCAGCGCGCGGTCGGCAACGGAGCGATCGTCTTCTCGGTCTGCGCCGGCTACCAGATCCTCGGCAACGAGTTCATCAACGACCTGGGCCAGCGCGAGCCGGGCCTCGGCCTCCTCGACGTGGTCTCCACCCGCGGCGAGGGCGACCGGTGCGTCGGCGACGTGCTCGCCGACATCGACCCGCAGCTCGGCCTGCCGCCGCTGACCGGGTTCGAGAACCACCAGGGCATCACGCACGTCGGCCCGGCCGCGCGGCCGCTCGCCCGCGTGACGCTCGGCCGCGGCAACGGCACGGGCGACGGCACCGAGGGCGCGTACAACGGCACGGTCTTCGGTACGTACATGCACGGTCCTGTCCTCGCCCGCAACCCGCTCATCGCGGACCTGCTCCTGAAGCTGGCCCTCGACGTGAACGCGCTGCCGCCGACGGACGACCGCTGGTACGACGCGCTGCGCAACGAACGCATCAACGCCGCGCAGCAGCCCGCGTAACACCCCTGCCGCACCCCCGTCCGAGGGCCCCTCTGACGCCCCGCCCGCACATGTGAGCGGCGGCGTCCAGCCCTCGGACGCCGGGTGCGGTCCGGCCCCCCGGCGCCTATAGGGTGGCGGGGATCCAGCCGGACGACGTGGTCCGGTCATCGACCCACGTTGCAAAGGTATTCCGGGCCATGCGCATTGGTGTCCTGACCTCCGGCGGCGACTGCCCCGGTCTGAACGCCGTCATCCGCTCCGTCGTGCACCGCGCGGTGGTGGACCACGGCGACGAGGTCATCGGGTTCCACGACGGCTGGAAAGGCCTCCTGGAATGCGACTACCGCAAGCTGGACCTCGACGCGGTGGGCGGCATCCTCGCCCGCGGCGGCACCATCCTCGGCTCCTCGCGCGTCCAGCCCGCGCATCTGCGGGACGGCGTGGAGCGCGCCAAGGGGCACGTCGCCGAGCTCGGCCTCGACGCGATCATCCCGATCGGCGGCGAGGGCACCCTCAAGGCGGCCCGGCTCCTCTCCGACGCGGGCCTGCCCATCGTCGGCGTCCCCAAGACCATCGACAACGACATCGCCGTCACGGACGTCACCTTCGGCTTCGACACGGCCGTCGGCGTGGCGACGGAGGCCCTCGACCGGCTCAAGACCACCGCCGAGTCGCACCAGCGTGTGCTCATCGTCGAGGTGATGGGCCGGCACACCGGGTGGATCGCCCTGCACTCGGGCATGGCCGCGGGCGCGCACGCGATCGTCGTCCCCGAGCGCCCCTTCGACATCGAGGAGCTGGCCGCGAAGGTCGGCGAACGCTTCTCCGCGGGCAAGAAGTTCGCGATCGTCGTCGCCGCCGAGGGCGCCAAGCCCCGTGAGGGCTCCATGAAGTTCGACGTGGGCGGCAAGGACGTCTACGGCCACGAGCGGTTCGCGGGCATCGCCCGTCAACTCTCCCTCGAACTGGAGCAGCGCCTCGGCAAGGAGGCCCGTCCGGTCATCCTCGGCCACGTCCAGCGCGGCGGCACCCCCACCGCGTACGACCGCGTCCTCGCGACCCGCTTCGGCTGGCACGCCGTGGAGGCCGTGCACCGCGGCGAGTTCGGCAACATGACGGCACTGCGCGGCACGGACATCACGATGGTGCCGCTCGCGGAGGCCGTGGAGACGCTGAAGACGGTGCCCGAGGAGCGGTACGCCGAAGCGGAGTGCGTGCTGTAGTCCGCTCGCCCGTCGAACTCCTGCCCCCGGTCGCGTCAGCGGCCGGGGGCAGTTCTACTCTGGTGCCGACACACGTCGCACAATCCGCACGAATCAGGAGCCACTGGATGGATCACAGCGGGCACGGCATGAACATGGATCTGCCGCCGTTCACGCTGGGGCGAGGCCTCGAGCTGTCGGCCGACCCCTTCTTCCTCATCGGCTGCCTGGTGGCCCTCGCCCTGTACGGGTGGGGCGTGGCGCGGCTCGTGCGGCGCGGCGACAAGTGGCCGGTCGGCCGCACGGTCTCGTTCGTGATCGGCATCCTGACCGTGCTCCTGGTGATGTGCACCAAGCTCAACGACTACGGCATGGTCATGTTCAGCGTGCACATGGTGCAGCACATGGTGATCAGCATGCTGTCGCCGATCCTGCTGTTGCTCGGCGCGCCGATCACGCTGGCGCTGCGTGCGCTGCCCGCGGCGGGGCGCGGCCACAAGGGTCCGCGCGAGTGGCTCCTCTGGCTCCTCCACAGCCGCTACGTCAAGATCATCACGCATCCCGCGTTCACGATCCCGCTGTTCATCGCGAGCCTGTACGCGCTCTACTTCACGCCGCTCTTCGACACGCTGATGGGTTCCAAGGCGGGCCACATCGGGATGATGGTCCACTTCCTCGCCGTCGGCCTCGTCTTCTTCTGGCCGATCATGGGCGTCGACCCGGGACCGCACCGCCCCGGCTACATCATGCGGATGCTGGAGCTGTTCGCGGGCATGCCGTTCCACGCGTTCTTCGGCATCGCGCTGATGATGGCGAGCCAGCCGATGATCGGCACGTACATGCACCCGCCCGCCTCGCTCGGCATCGACGCGCTCGCCGACCAGGAGGCCGCGGGCGGCATCGCCTGGGCGTTCAGCGAGATCCCGTCCGTGGTCGTCCTGGTCGCCCTGCTCTTCCAGTGGCGGCGCTCCGACGACCGCGAGGCGCGCCGCAAGGACCGCGCCGCGGACCGCGACGGCGACAAGGAGCTGGAGGCGTACAACGCCTATCTGGCCTCACTGGCCGCTCGCGGACGCTAGCGCCAGAGGGTCTTCCCGGGTCACGATGGTCTTCGGACCGCGGTCTGGGCGCGTGAGCGCCGCAGGCTGCCGGGAGGAGGCTGAGCGATGCCCGGTTCCACGAAGACCATGGGTGGGTTCACCATCGGGGGCCTCGTCATGGTGACGGCCTACACGGTGGCTCTCGGAAGCAACGGCTGGTTGTGGTTCGGCTGGGTGGTGCTCGGTCTGATCACGCTGGCCATGGTGCTGTCGCGGGCCACGTGAGGGCGGCGGCGGAAGGTTCAGAAGCGGAACACGTGGCCCGTGTCCGCGTCCAGGGCGCAGGCGTTCGGGTATGTCTTGCGCCAGGTGACCTCCTTGCCCTTGTAGGACCCGGTCGCCGTAGCCGTGACCGGGTCGAATTCCTTCGTGCAGGCGTGCGGGTCATCCGGCAGCCGGTCGAAGTCGCCCTTGGCCAGAGCGACCGCCCCGCACGCCATGGCCGCCTGCGGATGCGCCCCGGCGGGTTCGGGCACGCAGTGCAGCAGCACGCCGCGCACCCAGGTGTTCTCGGCGCCCGAGACGGTGAGGAAGAGCCCGCGCTTCGGGGCGGGCGCGGCGGGGTCGGCGGCATGGGCGGGCACGAGCCCGCCGAGAGCCAGCAGGGCGGTGGCGGCCACGAGGGGGAGCGAGCGCATGGGGGACCTCCGGGACACGCGTCGGATGGGACGGCGGCGGTGACGTTCCGTGGCGTCGGGCGACGCCGTGAAGAGGCCAGGGCACCCTTCCCCGGTGGCATGCGTCGCGCCGCCGCGCCGGTCCTTCGCCCGCCCGGCCGTACGCGACGACCCGTTCGGGCTCTCGCGTCCGCGCGATCGATTGACTACTGTGCGTCGGCACCGGGACCAGGGGGAAGGCGGCCGCCATGTTCTACCTACTGCTGAAGCACGTGATCCTCGGCCCGCTGCTCCGGCTGATGTTCCGGCCCAGAATCGAGGGCCTGGAGCATGTGCCGGACGGCGGCGCGGCAATCGTCGCGGGGAACCACCTGTCGTTCTCCGACCACTTCCTGATGCCGGCGATCATCAAGCGCCGCATCACGTTCCTCGCGAAGGCCGAGTACTTCACCGGGCCGGGACTCAAGGGCCGTCTGACGGCCGCGTTCTTCCGCAGCGCCGGACAGATCCCGGTGGACCGCTCCGGCAAGGAGGCGGGCCAGGCGGCGATCCGCGAGGGCCTCGGCGTGCTGCGCAAGGGCGAGCTGCTCGGCATCTACCCGGAGGGCACCCGCTCCCACGACGGACGCCTCTACAAGGGCAAGGTCGGGGTGGCGGCGATGGCGCTCAAGGCGCAGGTGCCGGTCGTCCCGTGCGCCATGATCGGCACGTTCGAGGCGCAGCCGCCCGGCCGGAAGTTCCCCAAGTTCAAGCGGGTGACGATTCGTTTCGGCGAGCCGCTCGACTTCACGCGCTACGTCGGGATGGACGGTGAGAAGGCCGTCCTGCGAGCCGTCACCGACGAGATCATGTACGCGATCCTCGGGCTCTCCGGGCAGGAGTACGTCGACAAGTACGCGGCCGTCGTGAAGGCGGAGGAGGCGGCGGAAGCGGAACGCGAGCGCGCGGCGGCGGGGGGCAAGGAGCCGCGACGGCGGCCTCGGATGCCGCTGAGCTGAGAGCCTGTCCTTGAGCCCCGAGCCGAGAGCCCGTCCTTGAGCCCCGTCTGCGCCCCGACGTCCGGCACGGGGTGCGCCACCGCCGCGACGCACCCCGCTTGGTAGCCGCTCGCTAGCCGAAGAACACCGAGTGCGGAACCGTGGCTCCGCCGTACACGCCACCGGTGTTGGGCGCCAGCGTGTCCTGCGGGAGGGTGCAGTCCTTGCCCCGGTAGAGCGTGGCCACGGTGTCGGTGAAGTTGTCGACGACGCCACCGCCGCCCGGCATCACGATGCACTCGTCGTCCGACGGGTTCTCCATGACCTGCCGGAAGCCCGTGTCGGCCCGGTTGTAGGCGAACTTGCCCGACGCGGCCTCGGCGCTGGTCGACAGACCCGTCACCAGCACGGCCGCGGACGCGGCCACCACGGCCGACCTGCCCAGTCGTTTCCACTTGCCCATGGGAATCCCCTGTTCTGAAGCGGACGATGTCCACTCCAGGACAGCAGGACGGCGCCGGGCCCACCGCCACTCCCCCGGGAAGACACCCGAAAGGAGCGGCGCCGCCGCGTGCGCTCCCGGGGCACGCGACGCACGAGCGACCCGGCCCGTCTGCCGACAGCAGATTCCTCTTCTGCGCGCGGCGCCCCGCGCCTACGGTCCGATCATGAAGAGCGCATTGGTGATCGGAGCGACGGGACAGATCGGGCGCGTCGCGGTGCGGGCCCTCGCCGAGGACGGCTGGGCGGTCCGGGCCGCGTCGCGGGGCGCGGGCCGCGACGAACGGTGGCCCGGGGACGTACGAGCGGTGCGGCTCGACCGGGAGGACGACGCGGCGCTCGCGGGCGCGCTCGGCGACGGTGTGGACCTCGTGGTCGACATGGTGGCGTTCACGGCCGCGCACGCCCGGCAGTACGTGGAGTACGCGGACCGGATCGGGTCGGCCGTGGTGCTGTCCAGCGGGGCGGTCTACGCGGACGGGCGGGGCCGCGGCTTCGACACCCAGGACGAGCCCGACGGCTTCCCCGCGTACCCCGTGCCGATCCCGGAGAGCCAGCCCACGGTCGAGCCAGGCGACGCGACGTACGGCACCCGCAAGATCGGCATCGAGCGGGACCTCCTGGCGCTCGGCGACACGCTGCCGGTGACACTGTTGCGGGCCGGCGCGATCTACGGCCCGTACTGTCCCGCACCGCGCGAGCTGTACTTCGTGAAGCGGAACCTGGACAAGCGGCGCACGCGCGTCCTCACCCACGGAGGACGCAGCCGCTTCCACCCGGTGAGCGTGCACAACATCGCGGAGCTCGTCCGTCTCGCGGCCGCGCGCCCCGGTTCCCGGGTCCTCAACGCGGCCGATCCGGAGGCGTCCACGGTCGCGGAGATCGGCGCGGCGATCGACCGCGTGATGGGGTTCGAGAGCGAGACGGTGACGGTGCCCGGCGAGGCCCCCGCCCCGAACGTCGGTGTCACCCCGTGGAGCACGGCGCATCCGGTCGTCTACGACATGTCGGCGGCGGAGCGGGAGCTGGGGTACCGCGCCGTGACGTCGTACGTCGACGCCCTGGAGGAGACGGTCGACTGGCTCACGAGCCGCCTGGGCGACCGCGACTGGCGCGAGGTGTTCCCGAGGATGGCGGCGAACTACGACCGGTCGGTCGACCTGTTCGACTACGCGGCGGAGGACGCGTGGCTGGCGGGAGACCGGATCTCCTGAGCCACCGGATACAGGAGACGGCCGCCACCGGGATTCGCGCCGGTGGCGGCCGTGCAGGTCACCTCATGCGTTACGGCTCGCGTTACGGCTTGGGCGTGGCGTGCGGGCCGCAGGTGACGTCGGACGCGTCGACCTCGCCGGTCAACAGGTAGGCGTCGACGCGGGTGTTCAGGCACGGGTTGGCGAGGTTGGTGATGCCGTGGGAACCGGCGTCCTTCTCCGTCACCAGGCGGGAGCCCTTGAGGCGCTTGTGCAGCTCGACGGCGCCCGGGTACGGCGTGGCGGCGTCACGCGTGGACTGCATGATCAGCGTCTTCGGCAGACCCTTGTGGGTCCCGACCTCGATCGGACGCTGCTGCTTGCTCGACCAGGTCGCGCAGGGCAGGTTCATCCAGGCGTTGCCCCAGGTCATGAAGGGGCTGGTCTTGTGGATGCGGGTGTTGTCGCGGTCCCACTTCTTCCAGCTGCGCGGCCACTTGGCGTCGGCGCACTCGACGGCGGTGTAGACGGCGTTGCCGTTCTCGCTCGCGATGTTGCCCGCGGTGTCGGAGAGGTCGGGGCTCGCCGCATCGATGAGGGGCTTCGGGTCGCCGGCGACGTACTTGCTCCAGTTCGTGGCGATCTCGACCCAGTACGAGTCGTAGTACGGCGCGTTCTGGAAGTACGACTGCAGCTCGGCCGGGCCGACGACGCCGTTCAGGGGCTGCTTCTTGGCGGTGGCGCGCAGCTTCTCCCACTGGGCGCGGACCTCGGTGTAGGTGCCGCCGAGGTGGAAGGCGGAGTCGTTCTTCGCGACCCACGTCATCCAGTCGATGAGGCGCTTCTCGAAGGCGACGTCCTGGTCGAGGTTGACCTCGTACCAGATCTTGTCCGTGCGCGGGTTGACGACGGAGTCGAAGATCATGCGGCGCACGTGCGTCGGGTAGAGGGTGCTGTAGACCGCGCCCAGGTAGGTGCCGTAGGAGACACCGAGGAAGTTCAGCTTCTTCTCGCCGAGCGCGGCGCGGATCACGTCCAGGTCGCGTGCGGTGTTGGGCGTCGTCATGTGCGGCAGCATGTCGCCGCTGCGCTCCTGGCAGCCGTCGGCGTACTCGGCGGCGAGCTTGCGCTGGGCGCGCTTGTCGGCCTCGCTGTCGGGAATCGGGTCCAGCTTGGGCGCCTTCACGAACTCCTGCGGGTCGACGCAGGATATGGGCGCGGAGTGGCCGACGCCGCGCGGGTCGAAGCCCACGAAGTCGTACGCCTTGGAGGTCTTCTCCCAGAGCTTGTTCTTGGTGGTGACACGGCGCGGGAAGCGCATGCCGGAGCCGCCGGGGCCACCGGGGTTGTAGACGAGGGCGCCCTGTCGCTCGTCCTTGGTGCCGGTGCTGCCGATGCGGTCGACGGCGATCTTGATCTTCTTGCCGTCGGGCTTGGCGTAGTCGACGGGGACGGTGACCCAGCCGCACTGGATGGGCTTCTCGAGCCCCCAGTCGGCGGGGCAGTCCCGCCAGTCGATGCCGGACTTCGCGGCGCGCTGCGCGGCGAGGACGGCGCCGCGCATCTCACGGTCCTTGCCGGAGCGGGCCGCGTCGGTCCGCGGCGTCGAAGCGGCGTCGGCGTTCGCCGTCGGGGCTGCGACGGCACCGGCTATCAGCGTCGCCGCGACGAGGGCCCCCGCGGATCCGAACACCGCCGTCCGCCGTCTGGTCCCTGGGGTCCTTCTCAAGTCGGGCCTCCCGCACATCGATTCGAGCAGATTCGATCAGTACGGGGGATCCTTGCGTCTGTGGGGTGGCCGAGAACAGATGGGGGGACTGTTCTTTACTAATCCGATAACCGGTGTGGGTGGTACCGGCTATCGGCGTGACGGGTTCAGACCGTGGGGATGGGTTCGCCCGTGGCCCGGCTGGCCGGTTCCTGCGGCTTCGTGGGTGGCCGGTTCGCGGGAGAATCGTTGCCGCGGGGTCGGACGCAGGCCGGGGAGGACGCCGACATGAGTGTGCTGTCGACCAGGCTCACCGAGAAGTACGCCGTCCCCCATCCGTTCGTCTGCGCCGGGATGGGCATCGTCGGCGGCAACCCCGAACTGGCGGTGGCCGTCGCCGAGGCGGGGGGTATCGGCGCGGTGGGAGCCGCTTTCATGCCCCCGGACGTCCTGCGGCAGACCATCCACGAGGTACGCAAGGGCGTCGGGCGTGCACCGTTCCACATCAACCTGATCACGTACTTCGACAACTCCGAGCACGTCTCCGTCTGCGCCGAGGAGCAGGTGCCGATCGTCTCGTACCACTGGGGCCACCCACCGGCCGAACAGCTCGAACAGCTCCGTGCGGCAGGGGTTTCGGTGTGGGAGCAGGTGGGCTCCGCCGACGCGGCCAGGCGTGCCGTCGACGACGGTGTGGAGGCGGTCGTCGCGCAGGGCTGGGAGGCCGGCGGGCACAACTTCGGCGGGCTGCCCACCATGGTCGGTGTGCCCGCCGTCGTCGACGCGGTGGGAGATCGCGCGCTGGTCCTCGCCGCGGGCGGCATCACCGACGGCCGCCAGGTCGCCGCGGCCCTCTGTCTGGGCGCCGACGGCGTCTGGGTGGGCACGCGCATGGCCGCCACGCGTGAGGCGCAGGTGCATCCGGAGCACCATCGTCGCCTCGTCGCGGCCCTGGGCGAGGACACGGTGCTCACCGCGATCTTCGGCCCCGAGTGGCCGGAGTTCAACCCGATGCGGGTGCAGCGCGACCGCGTGGTGGCCGAGTGGCACGACCGTCTCGCCGAAGTGCCGAGCGCCCGCGACGCGCTGGAACAGGTGGGCACGACCGTCCTTCAGGGCGAGGAGACCGTGCTGCGCAAGTTCAACGTACTGCCGCCCGTGCCGGCGACCGAGGCGGACTGGGAGGAGATGCCCTGGCTGATGGGCCAGGGCGTCGGCCTCATCCACGACATCAGGCCCGCCGGCGACGTCGTCCACGAGATGATGGGGCAGGCCGAGGAGGTGCTGACGGGGCGTCGGCAGCGGTGACGGGGATGCCCGGCCAATGGCCTCTCGGCGCTCGGTACG from the Streptomyces venezuelae genome contains:
- a CDS encoding TetR family transcriptional regulator, with the translated sequence METTQRTDQQRSAEHRRRELLEAADRVVLRDGPGASMNAIAAEAGITKPILYRHFGDKGGLYAALAKRHTDALLEALRAALDAPAERRERVEATLDTYLAAIEARPQVYRFLMHPSEAPSPGEQGFDVGLHSAPLLRRLGEELAEVIEERVDLGPESAELARVWGHGIVGMMHAAGDWWLGERPCPRAQLVRSLADLLWGRLAAAGNRVGGPGF
- the def gene encoding peptide deformylase, whose product is MRHGTIPGASGRVRPLTLLGDPVLHAPCEEVTDFGPELARLVEDMFATMYAARGVGLAANQIGVGRRVFVYDCPDDEDVRHLGHVVNPRLVEADGVTVRGPEGCLSLPGLEAGTPRFDHAVVEGVDVRGEPVQVHGTGWFARCLQHECDHLDGGVYTDRVTGWRRRRVLRAAARAPWNS
- a CDS encoding MurT ligase domain-containing protein, which translates into the protein MSGNTDPLSPRAKLAVTAGKAAAAVSRAAGRGSGSVIGGKVALRLDPELLGRLATHLDVVLVSATNGKTTTTRLIAEALRASGPVVSNALGANMPAGITSALAGGSDARFGVIEVDEKYLAGVARDVDPKAIALLNLSRDQLDRAAETRMLAEKWREGLAGSKAVIIANADDPLVVWAASSSPNVVWVAAGQEWKDDAWSCPSCGGVMQRPGDDWFCGECGFRRPAPSWVLSGDHVLDPHGSAWPIHLQLPGRANKANAASSAAVAAVFGVPPQVALERMYQVQAVAGRYDVVQFQGRDLRLLLAKNPAGWLETFSLIDPPPTPVILSVNARGADGTDTSWLWDVDYTRLAGHPIFVLGDRKLDLAVRLEVAGLDFRVCESVDEAVQFAPPGRIETIANYTAFQDLRRRVGN
- a CDS encoding type 1 glutamine amidotransferase translates to MSDNSLRLVWVYPDLLSTYGDQGNALVVERRARQRGLQVERYDVRSDQPVPTSGDIYLIGGGEDRPQRLAAERLRRDGGLQRAVGNGAIVFSVCAGYQILGNEFINDLGQREPGLGLLDVVSTRGEGDRCVGDVLADIDPQLGLPPLTGFENHQGITHVGPAARPLARVTLGRGNGTGDGTEGAYNGTVFGTYMHGPVLARNPLIADLLLKLALDVNALPPTDDRWYDALRNERINAAQQPA
- a CDS encoding 6-phosphofructokinase — encoded protein: MRIGVLTSGGDCPGLNAVIRSVVHRAVVDHGDEVIGFHDGWKGLLECDYRKLDLDAVGGILARGGTILGSSRVQPAHLRDGVERAKGHVAELGLDAIIPIGGEGTLKAARLLSDAGLPIVGVPKTIDNDIAVTDVTFGFDTAVGVATEALDRLKTTAESHQRVLIVEVMGRHTGWIALHSGMAAGAHAIVVPERPFDIEELAAKVGERFSAGKKFAIVVAAEGAKPREGSMKFDVGGKDVYGHERFAGIARQLSLELEQRLGKEARPVILGHVQRGGTPTAYDRVLATRFGWHAVEAVHRGEFGNMTALRGTDITMVPLAEAVETLKTVPEERYAEAECVL
- a CDS encoding cytochrome c oxidase assembly protein — protein: MDHSGHGMNMDLPPFTLGRGLELSADPFFLIGCLVALALYGWGVARLVRRGDKWPVGRTVSFVIGILTVLLVMCTKLNDYGMVMFSVHMVQHMVISMLSPILLLLGAPITLALRALPAAGRGHKGPREWLLWLLHSRYVKIITHPAFTIPLFIASLYALYFTPLFDTLMGSKAGHIGMMVHFLAVGLVFFWPIMGVDPGPHRPGYIMRMLELFAGMPFHAFFGIALMMASQPMIGTYMHPPASLGIDALADQEAAGGIAWAFSEIPSVVVLVALLFQWRRSDDREARRKDRAADRDGDKELEAYNAYLASLAARGR
- a CDS encoding SSI family serine proteinase inhibitor, with the translated sequence MRSLPLVAATALLALGGLVPAHAADPAAPAPKRGLFLTVSGAENTWVRGVLLHCVPEPAGAHPQAAMACGAVALAKGDFDRLPDDPHACTKEFDPVTATATGSYKGKEVTWRKTYPNACALDADTGHVFRF
- a CDS encoding lysophospholipid acyltransferase family protein codes for the protein MFYLLLKHVILGPLLRLMFRPRIEGLEHVPDGGAAIVAGNHLSFSDHFLMPAIIKRRITFLAKAEYFTGPGLKGRLTAAFFRSAGQIPVDRSGKEAGQAAIREGLGVLRKGELLGIYPEGTRSHDGRLYKGKVGVAAMALKAQVPVVPCAMIGTFEAQPPGRKFPKFKRVTIRFGEPLDFTRYVGMDGEKAVLRAVTDEIMYAILGLSGQEYVDKYAAVVKAEEAAEAERERAAAGGKEPRRRPRMPLS
- a CDS encoding NAD-dependent epimerase/dehydratase family protein, yielding MKSALVIGATGQIGRVAVRALAEDGWAVRAASRGAGRDERWPGDVRAVRLDREDDAALAGALGDGVDLVVDMVAFTAAHARQYVEYADRIGSAVVLSSGAVYADGRGRGFDTQDEPDGFPAYPVPIPESQPTVEPGDATYGTRKIGIERDLLALGDTLPVTLLRAGAIYGPYCPAPRELYFVKRNLDKRRTRVLTHGGRSRFHPVSVHNIAELVRLAAARPGSRVLNAADPEASTVAEIGAAIDRVMGFESETVTVPGEAPAPNVGVTPWSTAHPVVYDMSAAERELGYRAVTSYVDALEETVDWLTSRLGDRDWREVFPRMAANYDRSVDLFDYAAEDAWLAGDRIS
- a CDS encoding alpha/beta hydrolase, with the translated sequence MCGRPDLRRTPGTRRRTAVFGSAGALVAATLIAGAVAAPTANADAASTPRTDAARSGKDREMRGAVLAAQRAAKSGIDWRDCPADWGLEKPIQCGWVTVPVDYAKPDGKKIKIAVDRIGSTGTKDERQGALVYNPGGPGGSGMRFPRRVTTKNKLWEKTSKAYDFVGFDPRGVGHSAPISCVDPQEFVKAPKLDPIPDSEADKRAQRKLAAEYADGCQERSGDMLPHMTTPNTARDLDVIRAALGEKKLNFLGVSYGTYLGAVYSTLYPTHVRRMIFDSVVNPRTDKIWYEVNLDQDVAFEKRLIDWMTWVAKNDSAFHLGGTYTEVRAQWEKLRATAKKQPLNGVVGPAELQSYFQNAPYYDSYWVEIATNWSKYVAGDPKPLIDAASPDLSDTAGNIASENGNAVYTAVECADAKWPRSWKKWDRDNTRIHKTSPFMTWGNAWMNLPCATWSSKQQRPIEVGTHKGLPKTLIMQSTRDAATPYPGAVELHKRLKGSRLVTEKDAGSHGITNLANPCLNTRVDAYLLTGEVDASDVTCGPHATPKP
- a CDS encoding NAD(P)H-dependent flavin oxidoreductase; translation: MSVLSTRLTEKYAVPHPFVCAGMGIVGGNPELAVAVAEAGGIGAVGAAFMPPDVLRQTIHEVRKGVGRAPFHINLITYFDNSEHVSVCAEEQVPIVSYHWGHPPAEQLEQLRAAGVSVWEQVGSADAARRAVDDGVEAVVAQGWEAGGHNFGGLPTMVGVPAVVDAVGDRALVLAAGGITDGRQVAAALCLGADGVWVGTRMAATREAQVHPEHHRRLVAALGEDTVLTAIFGPEWPEFNPMRVQRDRVVAEWHDRLAEVPSARDALEQVGTTVLQGEETVLRKFNVLPPVPATEADWEEMPWLMGQGVGLIHDIRPAGDVVHEMMGQAEEVLTGRRQR